The sequence AGCTGATCATTACGTGCGCCAATCGCTGCATCTTCAGCAGATAACACAGTGCGCTGAATTTCATAGAGCTGGACATAGTCCATGCCGCCCCGCTCAACCACTTTGGCGCTCATGGTGGCCAAAAGTTGCGCCCGAGTACGAGATTCATTCAATGCATCGTATTGCTTAGCAGTTAAGTTCACGCCTGCCAGCCCATCTTCTACATCACGCAATGATGCCAATACAGTATTAGCATAAGCCTCGAGTAATTCCACATTCTTGGCGCTCGCAACTTGAATCTCGGCACGACGTCTGCCGCCATCAAATACGTTTTGCACTAAGTTAGTTGAAATGTTGTAGAACAAACTCTGTGGCATGGTGAGCGTAGAGAGTAAGAAGCTGCCGTAACCGCCCGCACCAGTTAAGGAAAAAGTTGGCAATAAATTGGCTCGTGCTGAATACAAATCTGCCTTGGAAGCTTCAAGAGCGGCTTCAGCACGACGAATATCTGGCCTGCGACAGAGTAAATCAGAAGGCAGACCAGGCTCCACTGCAGGAACCTTAATATCTCTTAAGGATTTACCTTTAATCTTTAATGTCGATGGGGTTCTACCTACTAAAGCTGCCAAACGATTAAAAGCGCGCTCACGTTGAAGCTTAAGGTTAGTTACCAATGCATCGGTATTGGTTTGCAAAATTAATTGCTGGGACAAATCAATAATGGTGGCATCACCGCGATCCACTCTGCGTTGCAAGCCCTTACCAACCGTGCGGATGGCCTCTAAATTGCGCTCACCGACACTAATGCGCTCATCCAATGAAATCACCTGAAAGTACACAGTGGCAGTGTCGCCAACCAAACTCAATGCAACCGCTTGACGGTTGTACTCACTTGCTAATGCTTGAGAGAAGGCGGATTGAGTGTTGAAGCCTTTTTTACCCCAAAGATCTACTTCGTAGTTAGCAAGTAAGCCTACTTGCCATACTGGTTGACTACCCCACTGTGAAGTATTCGCAGCGTAGCCAGGCCCAAGTCCTGGTGCTTGATTCTTATACGCGCCAGTAGCGTCAATGGTTGGTGATTCGTTGGCTTTTACGACATCAGCCTGCGCTCTTGTTTGCGCAACTCTAGCGACAGCAATTCGTAAATCGTAGTTATTGGTTAATGCTGTATCGACTAAGCTATTGAGCTCTTCACTCTCGAACTCAGTCCACCATAATTCTTTTGGACGAGGTAACTGCGCCTCAACAGTGGGTGTTTTATAACTGCCTGGCATCCAACGAACATACTCAGGACCATTTGGAGCATCACCCTCATTCACAATTGGGGTCGAGCAACCAGACATCGTCAAAGAAAGACAGGCTAAATAGATTGCCAGTTGTTTCTTTTTCAAACTTTTGGAACGTAAAGGAAAGGTATCGACCACGGAAATAACTTAAGTTATATGAAGGAGGAGTCAGAATACCGACCGTATAACTTTTTTCCTATGGTAGTTATAGGTCTATTTATTTAGTATTAATCTACTAATTTGAGAGGTTCTTTACTACTAAATACAAATCTCTGCTTTTGTAGATAATGGATTCATTCAATTAAAAGATGCTTATATGACCGAAGAGACCATTAGCAAAGCACTCATGCAGCAACTCCTTAAGATTGGGTCGTCCTTAAGCAGCGAAAAGGATATAGACCAGCTTTTGGAGAACATTCTCCAGGCAGCCATGCAAATTACCAATGCGGATGCCGGCACTCTTTATAGAGTGGTGGATGAGAAGCTCTTGAAATTTGAGATCGTTCACACCAAAAGCAAGGGCGTTCACTTGGGTGGCAAAAGTAGTCATGAGATTAAGATACCGCCCCTTCCTTTATTTAAAGAAGATGGAAGTCCTGATCTAGGCAGAGTAGTTTGTTATGCCCATCACAAAGAACAAACTGTCAATATTGCTGACGCCTACAACGCAGAGGGATTTGATTTTACTGGTACTCACAAATTTGATAAGGCCAATGGTTATCGTTCTGTCTCGTTCTTAACGGTTCCGATGAAGAACCACGAATCAGAAATCATTGGTGTTCTGCAGCTCATTAATGCCACCGATTCCAATACCGGCAAAGTCATTCCCTTCTCAGCAGAAAGCCAAGAGATTGTTGAAGCGTTGAGTTCACAAGCCGCTGTAGCACTCACGAACCGAATGCTCATCTTGCATCTCGAAGAATTGTTTGAATCTTTCATTGGCTTGATTAACCACGCGATTGACGATAAGTCTCCCTACACTGGCGGCCATTGCAATCGGGTACCTGATCTCACCATGATGTTGGCCGATGCTGTCAATCGCTGTAATGCTGGACCGCTCAAGGAATTCACACTCAATGATAGCGATCGCCAAGAACTCAAGATTGCCGGTTTACTGCATGACTGCGGAAAAATTACGACTCCAGTACACGTGGTAGATAAGGCCACTAAGCTTGAAAAGATTTTTGATCGTATTCATTTGATTGAAGTTCGTGCAGAAGTAGTCTTACGTGATATTCAACTGGCTTTGGCGCAAAAGTTTATTACCGAAGAAGAAGCAGAACAACGCTGCTCCCAATTGATTGATGATTACAACTTCTTAAGTCACTGCAATATTGGTGGTGAATTCATGAAAGACCCAGACGTACAGCGTGTACATGACATTGCTAAACGCTATATCTGGCAAGATATTTCTGGCACTAATCACCCCTTCCTGAGCGATGAAGAAATTGGCAATTTGACTATTCGAGCTGGCACACTAAACAACGAAGAGCGTCAGATCATTAATCACCATATTGATCTCACAATCAGCATGCTTGAAAAGCTGCCATGGCCTAAACACCTTAGAAACGTTACTGAATACGCAGGTGGTCACCACGAAAAGATGGATGGTAAGGGCTATCCGAAGGGCTTAACGCGTGAGCAAATGTCAGTTCCAGCACGTTGCATGGGTATTGCGGATATTTTTGAGGCGTTGACCGCTAAAGATCGTCCCTATAAGAAGGGTAAGACACTCAGTGAGTCTCTAGAAATTCTCGGTAAGATGAAACTCGGTCAACACGTTGATCCAGATCTCTTCGATATCTTCATCTGGGAAAAGGTTTATGAAGAGTATGCCCTGAAGTTTTTAGATGAGAGTCAAATTGATGTGGTGGATGTTAGCAAGATCCCAGGCTATAACCCACCACCGCCTGACTATCAGTTCAGTCGGCAATAGTCTTTAGGTTATTCTTTTTTAATATAAGCGCGTATTGCTGACGCGCTTAATCTCGGCGACCGCCAATTGAGAAATGTCTCTCATTTTCTCGTGCTTATCTTGATTGAGATCGATAATCGATTCAACCTGAGCATAAGAAGATGTCACAAAGCGATCACCATTCTCTTGACTCTTTCTGAGTACACCAAATTCAATACGGCTGCGCTCATCATTGCTGAGTTTACTAATCAGATCCTTAGTAGCCCAAATGCTGCCGTGTCTTGCAAAGTCACTCAGACGAGATGCCTGGTTAATCGTATTGCCCAACACCGCAAACTCAATGTGGTTAGCCGACTGGAAGCTACCTAACCACTCTTGACCTTCATGCAAGCCAATGTTGAGCTGCAATTCTGTAAACCAGTTTTTCTTAAGCTGCCATTCAGCACTAATCTTGCGCATCGCTTGGCGTAATTCATCAGCACAAGCAACAGCGTTAAATAAATAATTGCTCTCTGCTTGCGGGAAAAAGTAATACACCACTCCATCACCCACGTGCTTGCCATGAGTACCGGTGTACTTGCGCAATATCGGCCCCATCGTCGCCCAGATCTGATTGATCAAGGCAAAATACTCATCCGGTGGCAACTCTGAGCAAATGCGGACAGAGTTCTGCAAGTCCGCTACTAAAACCGCTAAAGGCGTCATCACTGGCAAGCGTTTGCTCATCAATGACTGAATCACTTGATCCCGACGAGCTAAGAAATTGACAAGGTCATCGCCCCGCTCTTCTGCTGGGGCATGCACCACCAAGATGCCTTCGCGGAAATACACCGCGTAGACCCGATAGCAAACAATCTGACCGCGTGAATCTCTTTGAAAAAACTCAACTTCATTGACTGCTTGCTCTTGGGCTTGCTCTTCAGAAGAAAGGCCTTCTAATAGCGGCATCAGGTCTGGATCACTCTGCAGCACAAGCTTAGATAGCGACGCATAAGAAATACGTGAGCTAGCCAATTGCAATAACAAGCCCACTAAAGAGCGTTGATCTTCCATTGTCAAACATACTTCGGGTCTTGTCAGCAGGTTCAGCAAATTACGATCAGTACTTTTAGATGGTGCTGTTGCAAAACCAAAAACTGCTTTACGGGCTGGCTCATTAAACCAAGTAAGCTCAAAGTTGTAATTGAGCATGTAAGCAGGATGCGTCAGGGTATCAAGCGATATCGAGAGATTGCCCAATGAATCTGAGAAAGGTTTATTTGCATTATGAGTGCTGCGAACTGGATTGACCTGGTTGGATTTACCAATCGGCCGCATTGCCGGACGAGAGTTTGATGTCTCTAGTTGCAACTCTTGCACTTCTAGCAAAGCATCTGTTTGGGCTAGACGCTCGGCAACTTGAGCCATTGATAAGCCCTGGCTCTTCAATATTTGTACTGCCTGCACTCTTTCCAATGCGTCGTCCGGAAAAAAGCCCAATACTCTAGCCCCGCCCTCATCTGCGCTAGCAGATAGAGACTGCACAACCGGCTTGGGCAAGATGCCAAGCTGGATGTAGTTATTGAGGGTGGCACGTGATATCCCAGTTTGGTCTATCAATGCCTTGCTAGAGATCATTTATCTATCTGTCCAATAAAAATAAGTGGCCGGGAGATCATTTATACAGAAATTGAACACTTTTAGACAGTCTTTAGATGTATAAAAGTAGATAACTACTAGACAGTTAGTTGTCCAAACGCAACAAATGGGGATAATTTATAGAATTCTAAACTGTCTAAATTATATTTTAGACAGTTTATTGGCTACAGCAGGATGTTTTTAAATGCTTCTGGACTCAAGGGCCTACTGTATAGATAGCCTTGGGCATGGGTACAACCCAAATCCCTGAGTATTTGAGCTTGTTGCTCAGTCTCAACGCCCTCAGCAATAGACTCTAAATCTAAGCCTTTTGCCATAGCAATCATTGCGGATACTAAAGATGCGTCAAGACTATTAGGCGCTAAGGTTTTAATAAAATGGGAATCGATCTTCAAAAAATCAAAGTTAAAGTTTTTCAAAGATGCGAGCGATGAGTAACCGGTTCCAAAGTCATCCACACTAAATTTACAACCTGCCTCTTGCAGCATCGATATTTTGCGCAATACCCTTTGCGACTGAATCAACATCATCCGCTCAGTAATCTCCAGAACAATCTTGTCTGAAGAAATGCCAAATTCTTGCATCCAATCTAACCATTGCACTACCGAGTGATTGGATGAATGAAACTGCGCCGCAGAAACGTTTATCGCTATCGATGGCGCTTTATCAAGGCCAAGAGATTTCAGGAATATCAACACCTCTTTGAAAACCCAATTTCCAATGTCAACTATTAGACCCGACTCCTCGGCGATCTCGATAAATGCCGATGGCATCACTACTTCACCATTTGCTCGGTGCCATCTCAACAATGCCTCAGCATGAGCAATCACGCCTGTGTTTAAGTCATATATAGGCTGATATTCTAAGCGAAATTGCTTGTTCTCCATCGCAGTGCGTAGCTCTGAAATCACACTCGCACGGTAATTTGCATTGACTTGCAGGGCGCTTGTGAAATACTGGAAACCGTTT comes from Polynucleobacter sp. MWH-Svant-W18 and encodes:
- a CDS encoding HD domain-containing phosphohydrolase — protein: MTEETISKALMQQLLKIGSSLSSEKDIDQLLENILQAAMQITNADAGTLYRVVDEKLLKFEIVHTKSKGVHLGGKSSHEIKIPPLPLFKEDGSPDLGRVVCYAHHKEQTVNIADAYNAEGFDFTGTHKFDKANGYRSVSFLTVPMKNHESEIIGVLQLINATDSNTGKVIPFSAESQEIVEALSSQAAVALTNRMLILHLEELFESFIGLINHAIDDKSPYTGGHCNRVPDLTMMLADAVNRCNAGPLKEFTLNDSDRQELKIAGLLHDCGKITTPVHVVDKATKLEKIFDRIHLIEVRAEVVLRDIQLALAQKFITEEEAEQRCSQLIDDYNFLSHCNIGGEFMKDPDVQRVHDIAKRYIWQDISGTNHPFLSDEEIGNLTIRAGTLNNEERQIINHHIDLTISMLEKLPWPKHLRNVTEYAGGHHEKMDGKGYPKGLTREQMSVPARCMGIADIFEALTAKDRPYKKGKTLSESLEILGKMKLGQHVDPDLFDIFIWEKVYEEYALKFLDESQIDVVDVSKIPGYNPPPPDYQFSRQ
- a CDS encoding efflux transporter outer membrane subunit; this translates as MVDTFPLRSKSLKKKQLAIYLACLSLTMSGCSTPIVNEGDAPNGPEYVRWMPGSYKTPTVEAQLPRPKELWWTEFESEELNSLVDTALTNNYDLRIAVARVAQTRAQADVVKANESPTIDATGAYKNQAPGLGPGYAANTSQWGSQPVWQVGLLANYEVDLWGKKGFNTQSAFSQALASEYNRQAVALSLVGDTATVYFQVISLDERISVGERNLEAIRTVGKGLQRRVDRGDATIIDLSQQLILQTNTDALVTNLKLQRERAFNRLAALVGRTPSTLKIKGKSLRDIKVPAVEPGLPSDLLCRRPDIRRAEAALEASKADLYSARANLLPTFSLTGAGGYGSFLLSTLTMPQSLFYNISTNLVQNVFDGGRRRAEIQVASAKNVELLEAYANTVLASLRDVEDGLAGVNLTAKQYDALNESRTRAQLLATMSAKVVERGGMDYVQLYEIQRTVLSAEDAAIGARNDQLAASVGLFKAIGGGTKLENDPCIGGGKLPAADARWGEVAAKADSAFDKKPAVGVNKAGQPMYEGTGGVSLNQKPLQSPEQPFNVINTVTPPETPDAAPNAPATQQKTQQ
- a CDS encoding adenylate/guanylate cyclase domain-containing protein codes for the protein MISSKALIDQTGISRATLNNYIQLGILPKPVVQSLSASADEGGARVLGFFPDDALERVQAVQILKSQGLSMAQVAERLAQTDALLEVQELQLETSNSRPAMRPIGKSNQVNPVRSTHNANKPFSDSLGNLSISLDTLTHPAYMLNYNFELTWFNEPARKAVFGFATAPSKSTDRNLLNLLTRPEVCLTMEDQRSLVGLLLQLASSRISYASLSKLVLQSDPDLMPLLEGLSSEEQAQEQAVNEVEFFQRDSRGQIVCYRVYAVYFREGILVVHAPAEERGDDLVNFLARRDQVIQSLMSKRLPVMTPLAVLVADLQNSVRICSELPPDEYFALINQIWATMGPILRKYTGTHGKHVGDGVVYYFFPQAESNYLFNAVACADELRQAMRKISAEWQLKKNWFTELQLNIGLHEGQEWLGSFQSANHIEFAVLGNTINQASRLSDFARHGSIWATKDLISKLSNDERSRIEFGVLRKSQENGDRFVTSSYAQVESIIDLNQDKHEKMRDISQLAVAEIKRVSNTRLY